GAATAAAGTCCCGACTAAGTTCCGCTTACTAGAAAGGGAAAACATAACTGCTTTCCCTTTTACTAATAAGCTTTATAGCTTTATAGCTTTATAGCTTTATAGCTTTATAGCTTTATAGCTTTATAGCTTTATAGCTTTAGGATAATTATTTATCGTTTCTATTACCATAAATAATAATTTCTACACGACGGTTTGGTTGATCACAAACCCTTCTTGCTTTTTTATCATGAGGATATTTCTTCAAACAATCTCTCACTAGTAAATTTCGCTCTCCTAATCCTTCCATTTCAACATCTGCTTGAACATTTGAATTTAATAATGCTTGTCTCACTGTTTTAGCACGACGTTTTGATAATGCTAAATTATAATTATCGTCTCCCATCGGATCGGTATAACCCACAACTTTAATATTTTTGATATCCACAATACCTAAATTGATTTTACGAGCAATCTCTTTAATTTCTTCACGACCTTCTGGTAACATATCTTTATAACTTGATTTATCGAACTTAAATAAAGAATGTGCTTGTAATGTAAATTTATCTAACACCGCTTTATCACAAAAACGATTTGCTTTAACACGTGGTAATGTTTGAGTTTCTTGTTTAAGGTTACTTACAGCTGCCTCACCCTCTGCTTGTGAAACACGTTGGAAAATTGGTTGCCCTTCTTTGCTTAACATAATTTTAACATATTCAGTTTCACCAGTAACAAAGTTGTAATCCACCCCTGTATCACGATCAGCAAAGCTTGTATTACGAGTAAATGAAGGCAAAATACGATCCCCTGCTGAACATACGATAGCCGCACGATAGCCACCATCAAGTACAGATGCTAAATAATCACCATCAATAAATACATTTACTGCTGGGCCTTGAAATGCGTCTTTTTCTCTATAAAAATAAACTTTAGATTGCTTATCGCCCAATTCTTGTAGATTAACTGTGTTGCCATCAAAAGTAGTCCAACTTTCTAATTTTCCATTTGAACTAGAACCAAAGCTTCCCCCATTAGATGAACATGCAGACAAACACAAAGCAGTTAAACTGCATACGATGAATTTTTTCATTGAAATTTTTCCTTTTAAATATAGATGGGTGTAATCATCAAAAAACAATTACATAACATAAATTTAACAACCACAGGATGATCGCCGTGAATATTCTCTTAATTCTACTCTAGCAGTACTATTTATACAATATTTTCATACAAAAAAGTTATATTTTTTCATCATTTTTAACTAATTAAATATAAATAATAAATATCAATTCAAAAAAATAGTTACTCTTTTGTAATAAAAAAATTGACCTTTTATTTTCTATATTTAGGCTTTGCAAGCGGTGTGATTTTGCTTAAATTTTGCAAAATTTGTTGATTTTGACTTATGAGTAAATCAGGAAGTTTGTGGGTAAGATCTGACATAAAATGCTGATAAGTTGCTTTTTTCTTACTAATATCATTAAGCTGCATTTCCCAATATGCCGTCATATCAGGAATCGTTGCCACCTCTGGTAATGCTTGAATTAAAATGCGTCCTGCTTCAGTACTATGAATTTGTCTGCCTTTTTTAATTAAAAAGCCACGTTTAAAAAGCAATTCAATAATACCCGCACGGGTTGCTTCTGTTCCTAAACCATCCGTTTCTCGCAACACTTTCTTTAATTCTTTATCTTGCACAAAGCGAGCAATCCCCGTCATTGCAGAAAGTAAAGTCGCATCAGAAAAATAGCGTGGCGGTGTCGTTTTTTTACTCACAACTTCGCCTTTTTCACAGTGAAGTTGCTGAGATTTTTTAACCACGGGCAAGGCGGTTTCGGTTTGTTGTTCGCTGTCTTCTTTGCCTAATAATTCCTTCCAACCAGCAACAATTAAACCTCTTGTTTGAGCCACAAAGGTTCCGCCCGCAATTTCCAAGGTAATTTTTGCTTTACGATATTCTGCGTCAGGGCAAAATTGCATTAAATATTGACGAGCAATTAACTGATAAATATTCTTTTCATTCTCGGTTAAATGTACATTACCTTTACGAGCCGTTGGGATAATAGCGTGGTGGGCTTCCACTTTTTTATCATTCCAACAACGATTTTGTATTTCTAAATCAACCACTTCTGGTAAGTGTTGATATTCATTCAAATGCTGTGAAATAGCATTAGTGACTTTAAAACGATCCCCATAATGCTCTTTTGGCAAATAACGATTATCAGAACGAGGATAAGTAATCAATTTATGGGTTTCATATAATTTTTGACAAATATCTAGCACTGCTTGGGCAGAAAGTCCAAAACGGCGAGCTGCATCAATTTGCAAAACAGAAAGAGAATAAGGCAAAGGGGCGGTTTCCTTTTCAATTTTATTTTGATATTCCTTGACCGTAGCGGGCTGATTTGTAATACGTTTTACAACATTTTCTGCCAAGCCTTTTGAAAGCACTCTTCCTTCATCATCTTGATAATCTTCACAGGCTTTACTTGGTTTCCATTGAGCCGTAAAACGCTCTTGGGTTTCAGGCACAACAACGTGAGCCAACACCTCAAAATAATCTTTTGGTACAAAATTTTCAATTTCCAAATCACGGCGAACAATTAAACCTAAAACAGGGGTTTGCACTCGTCCCACAGAAAGCACACCTTGATATCCTGCTCGTTGCCCTTGCAAAGTATAAGCACGCGTCATATTAATTCCATACAACCAATCTGCTCTGGCTCGTGCTAGGGCTGAAGTAGATAGCGGTATAAAATTGGTATTATTTTGCAATTTTTCGACCGCTTTCTTTACCGCATTTGGGTTAAGATCACTGACTAAACAACGCTGAATTTGTGAACGCTTTTCAGCAGATAAATTCATATAACCAAAAATTTCATCAACCAACAACTGCCCTTCTCTATCTGGGTCGCCCGCATTGACTAACACATCGGCTTGTTTAATCAGTTTCTCAACTACCTTAAACTGTTTTAGGGTATTTTTTTTCGGTAGCCACTGCCATTTTTGAGGCACAATCGGCAAGTGTTCCATTCGCCATTTTTTATAGCGTTCATCATAAGCATCTGGCTCTGCTTGTTCTAATAAATGCCCGATACACCAAGTGACCACATCATTTTGCCCACACTGAATAAAACCATCATCACGTTTATG
This DNA window, taken from Phocoenobacter uteri, encodes the following:
- a CDS encoding OmpA family protein, which translates into the protein MKKFIVCSLTALCLSACSSNGGSFGSSSNGKLESWTTFDGNTVNLQELGDKQSKVYFYREKDAFQGPAVNVFIDGDYLASVLDGGYRAAIVCSAGDRILPSFTRNTSFADRDTGVDYNFVTGETEYVKIMLSKEGQPIFQRVSQAEGEAAVSNLKQETQTLPRVKANRFCDKAVLDKFTLQAHSLFKFDKSSYKDMLPEGREEIKEIARKINLGIVDIKNIKVVGYTDPMGDDNYNLALSKRRAKTVRQALLNSNVQADVEMEGLGERNLLVRDCLKKYPHDKKARRVCDQPNRRVEIIIYGNRNDK
- a CDS encoding DNA topoisomerase III, whose protein sequence is MRLFIAEKPSLARAIADVLPKPHKRDDGFIQCGQNDVVTWCIGHLLEQAEPDAYDERYKKWRMEHLPIVPQKWQWLPKKNTLKQFKVVEKLIKQADVLVNAGDPDREGQLLVDEIFGYMNLSAEKRSQIQRCLVSDLNPNAVKKAVEKLQNNTNFIPLSTSALARARADWLYGINMTRAYTLQGQRAGYQGVLSVGRVQTPVLGLIVRRDLEIENFVPKDYFEVLAHVVVPETQERFTAQWKPSKACEDYQDDEGRVLSKGLAENVVKRITNQPATVKEYQNKIEKETAPLPYSLSVLQIDAARRFGLSAQAVLDICQKLYETHKLITYPRSDNRYLPKEHYGDRFKVTNAISQHLNEYQHLPEVVDLEIQNRCWNDKKVEAHHAIIPTARKGNVHLTENEKNIYQLIARQYLMQFCPDAEYRKAKITLEIAGGTFVAQTRGLIVAGWKELLGKEDSEQQTETALPVVKKSQQLHCEKGEVVSKKTTPPRYFSDATLLSAMTGIARFVQDKELKKVLRETDGLGTEATRAGIIELLFKRGFLIKKGRQIHSTEAGRILIQALPEVATIPDMTAYWEMQLNDISKKKATYQHFMSDLTHKLPDLLISQNQQILQNLSKITPLAKPKYRK